One Gelria sp. Kuro-4 DNA segment encodes these proteins:
- a CDS encoding transposase, with protein MLFRWQQSLGRPPPYAVLLPLRRSSGQGIFPGLGVASGVLPGRSGRPLRSFSCLDAGIRELGEFQGTRIQVSKRGSPYLRRALWYCTQAAKRFDLNFHVFYQRKLQEGKHPKVATLALMRKLMVTIYYIWRSGKSYTLLPAVKTGGLSRLPTGPERSGRF; from the coding sequence GTGCTTTTCCGTTGGCAGCAATCCCTAGGGCGACCACCACCGTATGCTGTGCTACTACCACTCCGTCGATCATCAGGACAAGGTATCTTTCCTGGTCTAGGCGTCGCGTCAGGAGTTCTGCCAGGGCGCTCCGGGCGCCCGCTTCGTAGCTTTAGCTGTCTTGATGCCGGCATCCGGGAATTGGGGGAATTCCAAGGTACCCGCATACAGGTCTCCAAGCGCGGCTCCCCTTACCTGCGCCGAGCGCTCTGGTACTGCACCCAAGCCGCCAAGCGCTTTGACCTGAACTTCCATGTCTTTTATCAGCGCAAACTTCAAGAAGGTAAGCACCCTAAAGTCGCTACGCTGGCTCTCATGCGTAAACTAATGGTAACCATCTACTACATCTGGCGCAGTGGTAAGTCCTACACCTTGTTGCCGGCGGTCAAGACCGGCGGCTTAAGCCGCCTCCCGACAGGGCCGGAGCGGAGCGGAAGGTTTTGA
- a CDS encoding TRAP transporter small permease, protein MPNQKGVTHYLNDLEEILLIPLMVVMTVLAFVQVVTRFLLHLPVPWLEELLRFLFIWSSVVGASAGIKRHAHPNLDFVISMFPRPVHRFLQMFGVGCVILFSGLMIWASIGLVLIQAGSGQLSAAMRIPMYFGTLAIPVGFMLLGVRSAQVLITKKFSQ, encoded by the coding sequence ATGCCGAACCAGAAGGGTGTAACACATTACCTGAATGACCTGGAAGAAATTCTTCTCATTCCGTTAATGGTAGTAATGACTGTCCTGGCCTTTGTTCAAGTAGTAACTCGTTTCCTTCTCCATCTGCCTGTTCCTTGGCTGGAAGAGCTACTCAGATTCCTATTTATTTGGAGTAGCGTTGTAGGTGCTAGCGCGGGAATCAAAAGACATGCACACCCGAACCTGGATTTTGTAATTTCCATGTTTCCTAGACCTGTTCATCGATTTCTTCAGATGTTCGGTGTAGGTTGTGTTATTCTGTTTTCTGGCTTAATGATTTGGGCTTCTATTGGACTGGTTTTAATCCAAGCAGGTTCGGGGCAACTTTCTGCTGCGATGCGTATTCCAATGTACTTTGGTACCCTAGCGATTCCAGTGGGCTTCATGCTCCTGGGGGTAAGAAGCGCACAGGTACTCATAACCAAGAAGTTCTCGCAGTAA
- a CDS encoding transposase — MGEIPDISAFTNPRPFVAFAGLDASVRESGEFQGTRMHVSKRGSPYLRRALWYCAQATKRFDPNFYAFYQRKLQEGKHLKVATVALMRKLMVTIYYIWRSGKSYDSEYVWHPVAHQHA; from the coding sequence TTGGGCGAGATCCCGGATATCTCTGCTTTCACCAACCCCAGGCCCTTCGTAGCTTTCGCCGGTCTTGACGCCAGCGTTCGGGAGTCAGGGGAATTCCAAGGTACCCGCATGCACGTCTCCAAGCGCGGCTCCCCTTACCTGCGCCGAGCGCTCTGGTACTGTGCCCAAGCTACCAAGCGCTTTGACCCGAACTTCTATGCCTTTTATCAGCGTAAACTTCAGGAAGGCAAACACCTAAAAGTCGCTACGGTAGCTCTCATGCGTAAACTAATGGTAACCATCTACTACATCTGGCGCAGTGGTAAGTCCTACGATTCAGAGTACGTGTGGCATCCTGTGGCCCATCAACACGCCTAA
- a CDS encoding lactate racemase domain-containing protein → MRFPRMVTLKQHFSHHGISNVEEKVREEVGRVLPYTNIRHGDSVAITVGSRGIANLSSIVRTLVRALISYGCKPFIVPCMGSHGGATAEGQKRILEHYGITEKTMGAPVISSMEVKKVGKTDDGLDVYVDSNAVLADHIVVFNRIKPHTDFRGQVESGLLKMMTIGLGKHKGAQYYHQAAVTYGGSHVIETVGKTVLKVCNVAFGLACIEDAYDQTALVEAILPERIEQREKELLVKARELMAKLPFEEMDILLVDQIGKNISGTGMDTNVVGRIMNIYTPDPEKPKITRIVVRDLTDQTEGNAIGIGMADFITKRLADKIDYKAMYTNTITGLVVEKARLPIVCSCDRDALEKALLTIGLVAPEEARVIWIRDTLSLETVAVSEEFLKDALMRKDLEVLGTPWEMKFDVDGSLESPWLV, encoded by the coding sequence ATGAGATTTCCACGTATGGTGACCCTGAAACAACATTTTTCTCATCACGGAATTTCTAATGTCGAAGAGAAGGTTCGAGAAGAGGTAGGTAGAGTCTTACCCTACACAAACATAAGGCATGGAGATTCGGTGGCAATTACGGTAGGCAGTAGGGGTATCGCGAATTTATCTTCTATCGTTAGAACACTTGTCAGAGCACTAATTAGTTATGGTTGTAAGCCGTTTATAGTGCCGTGCATGGGGAGCCATGGTGGAGCTACTGCTGAGGGGCAAAAAAGGATTTTAGAACATTACGGGATCACAGAGAAGACCATGGGCGCACCTGTTATATCATCAATGGAAGTAAAGAAGGTAGGAAAAACAGATGACGGACTAGATGTGTATGTTGATAGCAACGCAGTTTTAGCCGACCACATTGTAGTATTTAACCGGATCAAGCCACACACAGATTTCCGGGGTCAGGTTGAGAGCGGACTCTTAAAAATGATGACTATAGGACTAGGGAAGCACAAGGGAGCACAGTACTATCATCAAGCAGCGGTTACCTACGGCGGAAGCCATGTAATAGAGACAGTGGGTAAAACAGTTCTTAAGGTGTGTAATGTGGCCTTCGGATTGGCGTGCATAGAAGATGCCTATGATCAGACAGCTTTAGTCGAAGCAATTTTGCCCGAACGAATTGAGCAACGGGAAAAAGAATTACTAGTGAAGGCACGCGAGCTCATGGCTAAACTCCCCTTTGAAGAAATGGATATTCTACTCGTCGATCAAATTGGGAAAAACATAAGCGGGACTGGTATGGATACTAATGTGGTTGGCAGAATAATGAATATTTATACACCTGATCCAGAAAAGCCCAAAATTACCCGTATTGTAGTACGGGACCTGACTGATCAAACGGAAGGCAATGCTATCGGTATAGGAATGGCTGATTTTATCACAAAACGCCTAGCTGATAAGATTGATTATAAGGCTATGTATACCAACACAATAACTGGGTTAGTTGTTGAAAAGGCCCGGCTCCCTATTGTGTGCAGCTGTGACCGTGATGCTCTTGAGAAAGCACTACTGACCATCGGGCTGGTCGCTCCCGAAGAAGCTCGGGTAATTTGGATAAGAGACACTTTGAGTTTGGAAACGGTTGCGGTGTCAGAGGAGTTCTTAAAAGACGCACTAATGCGGAAGGACTTGGAAGTACTAGGTACACCATGGGAGATGAAGTTTGATGTTGATGGATCTCTAGAAAGCCCCTGGTTGGTTTAG
- a CDS encoding transposase, whose protein sequence is MIDGVVVAQHTVVVALGIAANGKAHPWAVGGRHGKQGRLPGAAGGHRGKGIQSNEGILVVIDGSKALAAAVKDAFGDRAFIQRCRVHKKRNVMEHLPEGEQSWAARKLDLSQREEMAAWGTNPSLDGGGLPGGRTGHSPHQGIPGAGRHGEGDAEGTLPRTIHGRRKRPSRKSKNGTTPTVISGRFSSHGSNCCIAVRAVPGFKHTHRCVAWLGFTDCCIGY, encoded by the coding sequence ATGATCGACGGAGTGGTAGTAGCACAGCATACGGTGGTGGTCGCCCTAGGGATTGCTGCCAACGGAAAAGCACACCCTTGGGCTGTGGGAGGGCGCCACGGAAAACAAGGCCGTCTACCAGGCGCTGCTGGCGGACATCGTGGAAAGGGGATACAGAGCAACGAGGGCATCTTGGTCGTCATCGACGGGAGCAAAGCCCTAGCGGCAGCCGTGAAGGATGCCTTTGGGGATCGGGCCTTCATCCAGCGCTGTCGCGTGCACAAGAAGCGGAACGTCATGGAGCACCTGCCTGAAGGCGAGCAGTCCTGGGCGGCGCGGAAGCTTGACTTGTCGCAACGTGAAGAGATGGCGGCATGGGGAACAAATCCTTCGCTGGATGGCGGCGGCCTACCTGGAGGCCGAACAGGGCATTCACCGCATCAAGGGATACCAGGAGCTGGTCGTCATGGAGAAGGCGATGCGGAAGGAACTCTTCCCAGAACGATCCACGGTCGCCGAAAACGGCCGTCCCGAAAATCGAAGAACGGGACAACGCCTACAGTAATATCAGGGAGGTTTTCATCCCATGGCTCTAATTGCTGCATTGCTGTTCGTGCTGTTCCTGGCTTTAAGCATACCCATCGCTGCGTCGCTTGGCTTGGCTTCACTGATTGCTGTATTGGTTACTAA
- a CDS encoding TRAP transporter substrate-binding protein: MKLKWLVAMVLVTVLAVSGCSGQSKTTPSAKDSDNKVYVIKATHPFTAAHPWNKGLEKFAELVQQKTNGRIKVEVYPAGQLSGGNPRTQNEQVQAGTLQMVIQSPIIWTNWDSRYMVYNLPFLFPDRDTAFKVVENSDVVKETLSFLEPKGVKFLGIWENGFRHVTNSKRAIKTPDDMRGLKLRIPETNLFISTFKALGAQPTVIPMGEVYTALQQGTADGQENPLSVIESNKLYEVQKHVTIWHACWDPALVAINKKFYDELPQELQKAVQEAVNEAGEYEINLIAQDDERLLGELATKGMEVTQLTPEQEEQFRKATSGVYDEFQNTIGKDLIDRFKKAIEEAKKG; this comes from the coding sequence ATGAAACTCAAATGGCTTGTGGCTATGGTTCTGGTTACAGTTCTAGCCGTGAGCGGCTGCTCTGGACAAAGCAAGACAACACCTTCCGCTAAAGATTCTGATAACAAGGTCTACGTGATCAAGGCTACCCACCCATTTACTGCAGCTCATCCATGGAATAAAGGACTTGAGAAATTTGCAGAATTAGTTCAGCAGAAGACAAATGGGAGAATAAAAGTTGAAGTGTATCCAGCTGGACAGCTCTCTGGAGGAAATCCTCGTACACAGAACGAACAGGTTCAGGCTGGCACGCTGCAAATGGTTATTCAGTCTCCCATAATCTGGACTAACTGGGACTCACGATATATGGTATACAACCTTCCATTCTTGTTTCCTGATCGAGATACGGCCTTTAAAGTGGTAGAGAACAGTGACGTGGTGAAGGAAACGCTAAGTTTCCTAGAACCTAAAGGTGTCAAATTTTTGGGAATCTGGGAAAACGGCTTCAGGCATGTAACAAACTCTAAGCGTGCTATAAAGACCCCTGATGACATGCGCGGTTTAAAACTTAGGATTCCAGAAACAAACTTGTTTATTAGTACTTTTAAAGCTCTTGGCGCACAGCCGACTGTAATCCCCATGGGTGAGGTCTACACGGCGTTACAACAAGGTACCGCAGACGGGCAAGAAAACCCACTGTCGGTAATCGAGTCCAATAAACTCTATGAAGTACAAAAGCACGTGACGATTTGGCACGCATGCTGGGATCCTGCCCTGGTGGCCATCAATAAGAAGTTCTACGATGAACTTCCTCAGGAATTGCAGAAGGCAGTCCAAGAAGCTGTCAATGAAGCAGGAGAATACGAGATTAATCTTATAGCGCAAGATGACGAACGACTACTTGGAGAGCTCGCTACGAAAGGCATGGAGGTTACCCAGCTCACTCCTGAACAGGAAGAGCAGTTCCGGAAAGCAACCTCAGGAGTCTATGATGAGTTCCAAAACACCATTGGGAAAGATCTAATAGATCGATTCAAAAAAGCGATTGAAGAAGCCAAGAAGGGATAA
- a CDS encoding response regulator, whose protein sequence is MRVLVADDETSVRKFVNFVVTKHCPGVSIVGEASNGKQAIAQGLSLHPDVLLTDIRMPEVDGIAAAKQLKRQLPHLQIVFLTAYEEFDYAREAVALKAQNYLVKPVRVDELKGVLQQCADNLRKRELGNSLVLTMTSIVRETQPYLRSYLMGQLLNGDITNRGYKRLIQIIGSQLCPSFLVVLKSEYVLTEHGCLWHALQALCKSNREIITSSPTKGGAVLLVRTHAERGSTEDAMWIRQWAEGIRSDLETRLKTRITIGVGGVAQNASDIPRSYHQAQLALSFEFILGRGNVITLRDIISDRPENLYLLPLESELAGSIQNGSCEKALHHLERLLKKIESIAHRSPEVARQFLQNLVHIIVGAAEEQGAKDLNLLDDYVSRVKLANTFSQAAQELKQLTSSVVSISQSRKQEGNLDAIRRAISFVESNYDKKLTLESVAKNVYLSPCYFSRLFKKETGVNFARYVSLVRINTAKKLLLERRLSIKEVAGKVGYNDPRYFSYTFKKLTGILPSEYK, encoded by the coding sequence GTGCGCGTTTTAGTTGCAGATGATGAGACCTCCGTTAGGAAGTTTGTTAATTTTGTGGTAACAAAACATTGCCCAGGTGTTAGTATCGTGGGGGAGGCCTCAAATGGCAAACAAGCAATCGCACAGGGCCTAAGTCTACACCCCGATGTCTTACTAACAGATATCCGTATGCCTGAAGTGGATGGTATTGCTGCTGCCAAGCAATTAAAGAGGCAGTTGCCTCATCTTCAAATCGTTTTTCTTACGGCTTACGAGGAATTCGATTATGCCCGCGAAGCTGTTGCACTTAAAGCGCAGAACTACCTGGTCAAGCCTGTTAGGGTGGATGAGTTAAAGGGAGTATTGCAGCAGTGCGCAGATAATCTCCGTAAGCGGGAGCTTGGTAACTCCTTGGTTCTTACGATGACGTCCATAGTACGTGAAACACAGCCATATTTGAGATCTTATCTAATGGGTCAGCTTCTTAACGGGGACATCACGAACCGTGGATACAAGAGACTCATTCAAATAATAGGATCCCAACTCTGCCCGAGTTTTCTGGTAGTACTCAAGTCAGAATACGTCCTTACAGAACATGGTTGTTTGTGGCACGCTCTGCAGGCTTTATGTAAGAGCAATAGAGAGATAATAACATCGTCGCCAACTAAAGGGGGTGCAGTACTTCTTGTTCGAACTCATGCAGAACGAGGTTCAACTGAAGATGCAATGTGGATTCGACAGTGGGCTGAAGGTATAAGAAGCGACCTAGAAACACGACTCAAAACTCGAATCACGATTGGAGTCGGAGGTGTGGCTCAGAACGCAAGCGATATTCCAAGATCGTATCACCAGGCCCAACTCGCCCTTAGTTTTGAATTTATCCTCGGAAGGGGAAACGTAATAACTCTTAGAGACATCATTAGCGACCGGCCAGAAAACCTCTACTTGTTACCCTTGGAATCTGAATTGGCAGGCTCTATACAAAATGGGAGCTGCGAGAAAGCACTACACCATTTGGAAAGACTGCTCAAAAAAATAGAGTCTATCGCTCACCGCTCTCCAGAAGTGGCTCGGCAGTTTTTACAAAACCTCGTACACATCATCGTTGGCGCTGCCGAAGAACAAGGGGCTAAGGATTTAAACCTGCTTGATGATTACGTTTCCAGGGTGAAATTAGCTAACACATTTTCTCAGGCGGCACAGGAGCTAAAGCAATTGACTAGCAGCGTTGTATCAATATCCCAAAGTAGAAAACAGGAGGGGAACCTTGACGCAATACGTAGGGCCATTTCGTTTGTGGAATCTAATTACGACAAAAAACTCACTCTGGAATCAGTAGCTAAGAATGTGTACCTTAGCCCATGCTACTTCAGCCGGTTATTCAAGAAGGAAACCGGGGTTAACTTTGCCAGGTACGTGTCTCTCGTACGGATTAATACTGCCAAGAAGCTTTTATTGGAAAGGAGACTATCAATTAAAGAGGTTGCTGGTAAAGTAGGGTACAATGATCCGCGCTATTTTAGCTACACGTTTAAAAAGTTAACCGGTATTCTACCGAGTGAATACAAATAG
- a CDS encoding TRAP transporter large permease, with translation MALIAALLFVLFLALSIPIAASLGLASLIAVLVTNKVPLVIVSQMVYASADSFSLMAIPFFMLAGTVMEAGGLSRRLINFANCVVGGTTGGLGAIAVLTSMFFAAISGSGPATVAALGTILIPAMMEAGYDAAYASALMATAGAIGIVIPPSIPMVVYGVQSDVSVGALFLGGFLPGILFGGALLAYNYVRSKHQQWGGTSRPSLREAMLAAKDALPALLTPVIILGGIYGGVFTPTEAAAVAVVYGVMVGRFVYKELDWGKFPKALVDAGINSAVVVLIIMGASIFSWIIVSENVPALLVDLVRSISQSSVVVLLLINILLLIAGCLLDASSAIIVLTPLLLPVIKAFNVDPLHFGIIMVVNLAVGLITPPVGLDLYVAAGIAKLSLEQISRAVVPLIVVTIVALLVTTYVPSLSLALPHLLK, from the coding sequence ATGGCTCTAATTGCTGCATTGCTGTTCGTGCTGTTCCTGGCTTTAAGCATACCCATCGCTGCGTCGCTTGGCTTGGCTTCACTGATTGCTGTATTGGTTACTAATAAGGTTCCTCTTGTTATTGTCTCGCAAATGGTTTATGCTTCTGCCGATTCGTTTTCACTTATGGCGATACCTTTTTTTATGCTGGCGGGAACAGTAATGGAAGCAGGAGGCCTTTCCAGGAGACTTATTAACTTCGCAAACTGTGTGGTTGGTGGGACGACAGGTGGCTTAGGGGCAATTGCAGTCTTGACCAGTATGTTTTTTGCTGCGATCTCTGGATCCGGACCAGCAACTGTGGCAGCCTTGGGTACAATTCTCATTCCGGCAATGATGGAGGCCGGATATGATGCTGCCTATGCTTCTGCACTCATGGCCACCGCAGGGGCAATCGGTATAGTCATTCCACCTAGCATTCCGATGGTCGTTTATGGAGTTCAATCTGACGTCTCTGTCGGGGCCCTCTTCTTAGGTGGGTTCCTTCCCGGAATCTTGTTCGGGGGAGCATTGCTTGCTTATAATTATGTACGTTCCAAGCACCAACAGTGGGGTGGAACTTCAAGACCATCTTTACGGGAAGCTATGTTAGCTGCAAAAGATGCTCTTCCGGCTTTGCTTACGCCGGTAATAATTCTTGGCGGGATCTACGGTGGCGTTTTTACACCGACAGAGGCAGCTGCTGTTGCAGTCGTCTATGGAGTAATGGTGGGAAGGTTTGTGTACAAGGAACTAGACTGGGGAAAGTTCCCAAAGGCCCTAGTTGATGCAGGTATCAATTCAGCTGTGGTTGTGTTGATTATCATGGGCGCTTCAATTTTCTCGTGGATCATTGTCAGTGAAAACGTACCAGCCCTCCTCGTAGACTTGGTAAGAAGCATTTCTCAAAGCAGTGTAGTTGTTCTCTTGTTAATCAACATTCTTCTACTCATAGCAGGATGTTTATTGGACGCGTCGTCGGCAATAATCGTATTGACGCCCCTTTTGCTACCGGTGATCAAGGCCTTTAATGTTGATCCTTTGCACTTTGGTATAATAATGGTGGTAAACTTAGCCGTTGGGCTAATTACGCCGCCAGTTGGGTTGGATCTTTATGTAGCAGCAGGTATTGCTAAGCTAAGCCTTGAACAAATCTCCAGGGCTGTTGTTCCTCTTATTGTTGTTACGATAGTGGCATTGCTTGTTACAACGTACGTGCCTTCTTTGTCACTAGCATTGCCGCATCTGCTTAAGTAG